The Sphingobacteriales bacterium genomic sequence CAATAATGCCTGGCGGTGTTCTGCCTTGCGGCCCAAATGGTTAATTTTTTTACCGTGACGCATGATGTATGATAATAAATAGTAAAGTTAAAATTTATCGTTGCCTAATGGGGCAAATTAAATAGTGTTTAGTAGTCTTCGTCAAGTTTGTATTTAGATAAGTCCATACCAAAGGTCAAACCTTTGGTATTTATAAGTGCTTCGATTTCGTTTAATGACTTCTTACCAAAATTCCGGAATTTTATAAGTGTATTTGTATCATAATGTACCAATTCCGAAAGGTTATTAATTTTAGCTGCTTTAAGGCAGTTATATGCCCGTACAGAAAGGTCAAGATCTTCGAGGGGTGTTTTTAATATTTTGCGCATGTGTAGTAATTGCTCATCAACTACATCTTCTTCTTCTTCTGCCCTAACATCAAAGGTTATGTTTTCGTCTGATATAAGCATCAAATGCTGAATGAGGATTTTTGCAGCTTCTTTAATCGCATCTTCCGGATGAATAGACCCATCTGTTACAATTTCAATAATAAGTTTCTCGAAGTCAGTTTTTTGTTCTACCCTTGTATTTTCAATATTGTAGCGTACATTTTTAATGGGTGTAAATATGGCGTCAATAGGAATAATGCCATTAACCCATTCTTTAGGTTTATTATCTTCGGCAGGAAGATAGCCACGGCCTTTGTGTATTGTCAGTTCGATTTCAAGTTTAACCCATGGTTCCATTTGGCAAATTACAAAATCCGGATTCATTACGCGGTAGGTTGTATTTTGCTTTTCAATATCACCTGCTTTAAACTCGGTTTGCCCCGACACAACAATAAACAGTTTTTCGGTAGGATCTTCTTTAACGTATTTTTTTAGTCGAACCTGTTTAAGGTTCAGTATAATTTCAGTTACATCTTCAATAACCCCTTTTATGGAATCAAACTCGTGGTCAACGCCTTCAATTTTGATTGCGGTAATAGCGTAGCCTTCTAAAGACGAAAGTAGTACGCGCCGTAAAGCGTTACCTACGGTAACACCAAAACCAGGTTCAAGGGGGCGAAACTCAAAAACACCTTTAAAGTCGGTTGTTTTTTGCGCAACAATTTTTTCGGGCTTTTGAAAAGCAAGTAATGCCATATTGTTAGTTGAGGTTAAAAAATGTTTTAACAGTTTATAGATAAAAGTAGCAGGCAAGTGAAAGAAAAAGCAACTACTACACCAAGCTAATTAATAAAGTAAAAAAGTAAATATTGTTAATTGTAAGTGTTATTGGTCAGTTAGCACCTAATTAAAAAATCGGCTTATAACTAATTTAATTTTACTTTGAATATAACTCTACGATTAGTTGTTCGTTTATATTTTCCGGAATATCAGCACGTTGAGGCAAAGCAATAAAAGTGCCCACATTTGTTTCATTGTTCCAGTCTAACCAATTATATTGTTTTCCGCGTTTTGCAACGGCCGATTTAATAAACTCAAGTTCAAGGCTTTTAGGCACAACGCCTACAACATCGCCGGGTTGCAGAAACATTGAAGGTATATTTGCCCGATTACCATTAACAAGGATATGACGGTGTGTAACTAACTGGCGGGCTGCGCGGCGTGTAGGCGCCAAGCCCAAGCGGTAAACTACGTTATCTAAACGCGATTCTAACAACTGCAATAATATTTCGCCGGTAATACCATGTCGGCGAGCAGCCTCGTGGAAAGTACGGCGGAATTGGCGTTCTAAAACGCCATAAGTATATTTAGCTTTTTGTTTTTCTGTCAATTGGATTCCATACTCGCTTGTTGTGCTTTTGCGTTTTTTAGAAAGTCCATGTTGCCCGGGCGGATATTGGCGTTTTTCGAAAGATCGGTCATAGCCAAAAATGGCCTCTCCAAATTTGCGAGCTATTTTAGTTGCAGGTCCGGTATATCGTGCCATATATTTTTATAATGCAATTTGTTTGCGTTCTATTAAAATTTTGCTTAAAAAAATTATTTTATACACGCCTACGTTTTGGTGGGCGGCAGCCATTATGAGGTAATGGTGTTATATCGCGTATCAAAGTAACTTCAATCCCGCTTTGGGTAATGGTGCGTATAGCAGATTCGCGTCCTGAGCCGGGACCACGTACAAACACCTCTACCCTGCGCAACCCGGCCTCATGGGCAACCGAGGCGGCATCTTGTGCGGCTACCTGTGCAGCATAGGGTGTATTTTTTTTCGAGCCGCGGAAGCCAGCTTTACCAGCCGACCCCCAAGATATAACTTGGCCGCCGGCGTTGGTCATTGTAACAATAATATTGTTAAAGCTGGCCTGAATATAGGCACGGCCATCGGCTTCGACCTTAACAATTCGTTTTTTTACTACTTTTTTGCCTTTAACTTTTGCCATGGCAATTATTTTGAAGCGATTTTACGCTAATAGATTATATGATTTAATAAAAAACATATTGTTTTAAGCAACTTATAGTTATTAAAACAATAAAAAATATAAATATCGTAACGACTGACGCTGCTTCGGCAGGTTATAACTATCTAGGTTTATTTACCTACTTTCTTTTTACCTGCAACCGTTTTGCGTTTACCTTTCCGTGTACGGGCGTTGGTACGTGTACGTTGCCCGCGCAAGGGCAAGCCCTTACGGTGCCGAATACCTCGGTAAGAGCCGATATCCATTAAGCGTTTTATGCTCAATTGAGTTTCGGCGCGCAATTCTCCCTCAAGGGTATAATCGCCTAATACTACACGCAAACGAGTAACTTCCTCGTCTGAAAGGTCTTTAACCTTTTTATTGTGGTCAATTTTTGCCTTATCGAGTACTTCTTTTGCGCGTGTATTGCCAACTCCATAAATATAGGTTAAGCCAATACAAGCGCGTTTCATACGGGGCAAATCAACACCTGCTAAACGAGCCATATTTTATCCTTGTCTTTGTTTAAGCTTTGGGTTCTTTTTGTTAATAATAAAAAGCTTACCTTTGCGTCGTACAACGATGCAATCGGCGCTTCGTTTTTTAACAGATGCACGAACTTTCATGACGTCTGTAAGTTTTTTTTAGTTATTTGCCTTTCGCGCTTTCTATTATTAACAGTAACGCTATGGCAATTATATTAATTAATTTATTTATAACGATATGTGATGCGACCTTTGGTCAAATCGTATGGGGTCATTTCTATCATTACCTTATCTCCTGGTAGAATCCGGATATAATTCATACGCATTTTTCCGGATATATGTGCTATTATTTCGTGTCCATTCTCTAACTTAACCCTATATTTTGCGTTTCCTAACGATTCAGTAACAATGCCATCTAATATAATAAGGTCTTTATTGGCCATAAGGGTAAACAAAAGGTAACATAATGAGGTGTTTTTGGTACTTATTTGCCAAAAACTGAATTAGCACGCAAAGATACAGTTTTTTTTAAGAATTTGTATCTACACAAACGCTAAATACTCATTATTTTTTAATGCCGCTTCAATTTCACTGAATGACGACAAAATATCGGCTGTTTGTTTACCAATTGTGATGGTATGTTCAAAATGTGCCGATGCTTTCCCATCGGCTGTTCTAATTGTTGTCTTATCTTCATCACCTACTATTTCTTTTCTTCCTAAATTAATCATTGGCTCGATAGCCAAAACCAAACCCTGCAATAGTTTAATACCATCTCCTCTTCTTCCATAGTTAGGCACATCAGGTGCTTCGTGCAGGTTTTTTCCAACTCCAT encodes the following:
- the rpmJ gene encoding 50S ribosomal protein L36 is translated as MKVRASVKKRSADCIVVRRKGKLFIINKKNPKLKQRQG
- a CDS encoding DNA-directed RNA polymerase subunit alpha: MALLAFQKPEKIVAQKTTDFKGVFEFRPLEPGFGVTVGNALRRVLLSSLEGYAITAIKIEGVDHEFDSIKGVIEDVTEIILNLKQVRLKKYVKEDPTEKLFIVVSGQTEFKAGDIEKQNTTYRVMNPDFVICQMEPWVKLEIELTIHKGRGYLPAEDNKPKEWVNGIIPIDAIFTPIKNVRYNIENTRVEQKTDFEKLIIEIVTDGSIHPEDAIKEAAKILIQHLMLISDENITFDVRAEEEEDVVDEQLLHMRKILKTPLEDLDLSVRAYNCLKAAKINNLSELVHYDTNTLIKFRNFGKKSLNEIEALINTKGLTFGMDLSKYKLDEDY
- the rpsD gene encoding 30S ribosomal protein S4, with the protein product MARYTGPATKIARKFGEAIFGYDRSFEKRQYPPGQHGLSKKRKSTTSEYGIQLTEKQKAKYTYGVLERQFRRTFHEAARRHGITGEILLQLLESRLDNVVYRLGLAPTRRAARQLVTHRHILVNGNRANIPSMFLQPGDVVGVVPKSLELEFIKSAVAKRGKQYNWLDWNNETNVGTFIALPQRADIPENINEQLIVELYSK
- the infA gene encoding translation initiation factor IF-1 encodes the protein MANKDLIILDGIVTESLGNAKYRVKLENGHEIIAHISGKMRMNYIRILPGDKVMIEMTPYDLTKGRITYRYK
- the rpsK gene encoding 30S ribosomal protein S11, with translation MAKVKGKKVVKKRIVKVEADGRAYIQASFNNIIVTMTNAGGQVISWGSAGKAGFRGSKKNTPYAAQVAAQDAASVAHEAGLRRVEVFVRGPGSGRESAIRTITQSGIEVTLIRDITPLPHNGCRPPKRRRV
- the rpsM gene encoding 30S ribosomal protein S13, which encodes MARLAGVDLPRMKRACIGLTYIYGVGNTRAKEVLDKAKIDHNKKVKDLSDEEVTRLRVVLGDYTLEGELRAETQLSIKRLMDIGSYRGIRHRKGLPLRGQRTRTNARTRKGKRKTVAGKKKVGK